ACCAGCTGCGATTCGGCCCAGGTTTTCACGGTGCCTTCCAGCCGCACGTGGCCGTTGTGGGCGTAGCACTGCACCGGGTAGTCGCCGGCGGCCGGGTCCAGCTGCAGGGCCTGCTCCGCCCGCTGCTTGAGTTCGGCGTCGGGCACATCGGGCGTGCGAATGCCAATGTCGGCGATGACGCCGCGCACGCCGCGCACCGCTTTGGCAATGGCCACGGCGCGCTCGCGCGAAAGCAGGCTGTCGGTGAAGCCCACCAGCTCCACAATGCCCGCCCGGCACTGGGTATGGAGTAGGCTCGAACACACCCCTTTTTTGAGCAAAAGCAGCTCCACCGCCGCCATGATGTCGGCGTCGGCCAGGCGTTCTTCCCGGGCCTCCGAAGAAGGGAGCGTAGTCATCACGATACAAGCAATTAGAGTATGGGCCACTGCCTGCTAGCAGCGGCTTCGCGGCCCAGGGCCTTGCCGCCCGGGCGGTATCAGGCCGTGCGGCCTTACTGGTGGGCGGTGCTGCGCACCCGGGTCCCGAGCATGGCCAGCGAAGCCACGGCCAGGTACATGAGCGCCAAGGGCAGCAGCGCCAGCCAAAACGGAATAGCAACCATGACGAGTGACGAAGAAGGTGATACCAGAACCGCTGGCTCGGCCGGTGAAGGAGTTAGAATCAGAACTTGACAAAAATGCTTTCTCAGCCCATCAATTGCCTTGACCACTATCATGCGCCCCCTTGATTTTCCTCATCCCTACCCCATGGCCACTGCCGGCCCCTGGCGCCGGGGGGGGCGCAACTACATGGCCGGCAGCGTAATACAAAACTCCGCGTACTCGCCGCTCTGCGAAGTTGCCGAGATGGCTCCCCCGTGGCCGCTGGTGATGATATCATGGCTTATCGACAACCCCAGGCCGGTGCCTTCGCCCGGCGGCTTGGTGGTAAAAAAAGGCTGAAACAGCTTCTGGAGCACCTCTTTGCTCATGCCAGCGCCATTGTCGCGCACCCGGATTTCGACGCCCTTGCCCCGGCGCTTGGTGGCCACCTTCACCTGGGGCGTGAAGGCCGCGCCCAGCCGCTGCTTTTTGTGCGACACCGAGTAGAACGCATTGCCCAGCAGGTTGAGCAGCACGCGCTGAATGTCGGTGGAGGCCACGGAAACCAGGCCCACGTGCGGGTCAAAATCGGTGGCGAGGTTGGCCGTGAAGGCCGGTTCCTGGAGTTGGCGGTTGTGGTAGCTCAGGCGCAGGGCTTCCTCGGCCAGGCGGTTGAGGTCGGTGGGCTGGCGGTTGCCGCCGGTACTGCGCGAGTGCTCCAGCATGCCTTTCACGATGGCATCGGCCCGCTGGCTGTGCTGGCCTATCTTCTGCTGCATGTTGCCCAGGTCGCGCAGCAGCGCCTGCACCGTGGCGGTGCCGGGTTCGGTCAGGTGCTCGTTGGCCAGCGACTGCTGCATCTCCTCCAGCATCTCCCGGCTCACCTCGGCAAAGTTCTTGACGAAGTTTAAGGGGTTCTGGATTTCGTGGGCCACCCCGGCCGTGAGCTCGCCCAGCGCAGCCATTTTTTCGCGCTGCACCAGCTGGGCCTGCGTATCCTTCAGCACGCCAATGGTTTCGGCCAGCTGCTGGGCTTGCACTGTTATTTCTTCGCGCTGCAGGTTGGAGGTGTTCTTTTCGGCTTCGATGGTTTTCCACTGCAGGAAACCAATGCGGCTGTCAACCTCAAAAATGTAGCCCGTTAAGGAAGCCACAAAGTAGGCGGCCAGCAGAAAAACGGTGTTGTTGACAATCAGATGGCGGTCGACGGCCAGGTGGCGGGCGTGCGAGACGAGGATGAAGTAGGCGCCAATGATGACGGTGTGGGCCGCCAAGGCATGCCAAAACCGCAGCCGCACCCACGAGCCCGTAAACATCATGATGATTATCACGCCCACATAGTAATGGTCGTAGGCCAGCTCGGTGGGCTGGCTTTGCCGCACGATGAGCACCAGCGCCAGGCCCGCCACGATGCACATCACGGTCATCACCACTTGCAAAAGCCCCCGCAGGGGCGTGATGTAGCTGAACAGCAGGGCAATAAAGATGGCCGGGCACCCCACGCTAAAGCGGTAGAACCAGGCCGTCGAAGTCGTGACGGGAAGGGAATTCAAGTCCAGCAGCCCAAACGCGGCGTAGAGGATGACACCCACGGCCAGGGATATCCGGATGGCATTGATGGTCGTAACGTTATAGTAATCAATAAACTCCCGCTCGGTCGCATCCGGAAACCGAAGACGCCAAGCTGCCGGTACTAGCTGTAAATAGTCCATGCTCGAAGGGCGTTTAGGCGCAGGGCCGGGGGCTAGCGGAGGGCCAGGGTTTGGGCGTGCAGTCGGTGGCGGAGGGTGTTGAAAAACTGGGTGCGCTCCTTTTCGCCACTGCCGCTGATGAGGGTAGACTTCTTCATCAGATTGTCGAGGTTGGCAAACATGAAGTTGTTGAAGCCTTCGTCGCGGGTGCCCACGAAGTAGAGCACGCTGTGGTTGAGAAAAGTGATGCGGCCTTTGCCCAGTTCGGCCGCCAAGGTGTTGTCGCCCAGTATCAACTCGTTGATGAACAGCTGGTAGGCGGGGCCATCGGGCCGGGGCGCCTGGCCGCTGGTGAACTTGGTGCCGCCCTCGGCCTGGGCTTCCAGGTAGTTGAGCAGCTCGCCTAGTCTGGCGTACAGCAGGTGCAGGTCGTCTTCGGAGTCGAAGGCCTCAAATTCCTTGTAAAAGTTGATTTGGCGCAGGGTGCTATTCAGGCTCTCCGCATTCCAGATTTCGGTGGTCGCAACGCGGTTGTAGAGCCCCACCAGGCGTTGGCAGGCCTCGTGCAGGGGGCGGTAACGCGCATCCCCGATTTTGAATTTTACCCCGCGCAGCTTGTCGTCGTGGAGGATGGACTTCATCCAGAAGTAGAACTTGAACTCCGTGAGCTCCGGAAACTGGAAGTGGTAGAAAACCGGTATGTCCTTAACGATAAAGTAGATGTGCGCATTGGCATAGCCATTAATCAGCTCAAGCTGCCGTTCCATATCCTGCAGCCAGTGCTCGAGGGAAGGCGCTTCCTGCAGCGGCTGCCGCCCCGTGAAGAGGATGGCCTCGGTTTGGGGAAACAAAAACTGGTCGATGGAAACCCGAAAGTGCAGCCCAACCTTTTGCACCTCGTTCAAGTCCATGCATTTTTCGCCCCGAATGCGCCGGTAGGCACTATCGGTACTGAGCCCCAGGAGGTCGGCTACTTCCTCCACCAACGACTGATGCGGGAGCAGCTGGGCTTTGATGTGCTGGAAAAATCGCACCTGTGCATGGGGCAGCTTCATGGGTAGCCCGCTGGGTGGAAATTGCAATAATAATCGAATAAGTTAGTAAATATTGAGCCAAAAACAAAGCAGGCCTGGCCGATTTGCACCAGCTGCCGAACAAAACCGGGCCGTAGCCGAAACGGAGCAGGAGTAGCGGAAATTAAAAAATGAAGTCTTAGCCCTCAATTAGGGTTCAGCCTACTGAGATGGTAACTTTCTGGTGCCGTGCAAAGCCCATCCGTCAGCTCGAGCGGTTCGTGGTTCACGCTGCGTTTTGCTCGCCCTTGCAGGCCGCGGCCGCTGTGCTGCATCACCTTAGCCGGGTGGTACACGCCGGTACCGGGCAGCATTGACCACCTTTAGCCACCACCGCCATGAACACAGCCCACTTTCAGCCCGACCCGGTGCGGAGGTTGTGTCAGGCGCTTGAGCACCGCCTGAATGCATATTTCGAACAGCAGGGCCTGAGCGAGTACACCACCCCCTTGGCCGTTGGAAAAACGGTACTGTTCAGCGTCCTTTTTGGCGCCACCTACGGCCTGCTGCTGCTCGTGGCAATGCCGCTGGGCATGTTTTTGCTGCTGTGGTTTTTGATGGGCGCGTTCCTGCTGCGGGCCGCCATCAGCATTGTGCAGGACGCCGCCCGCGGGATTCTGTTCTCCACGCGCCCCTGGATGAAGTCCTTTCTAACGCACTACAAGCGCCTGCTCAGCAGCAACGGCTACCGCTACAAAACCAGGCCCCCCGGGCCCACTCCGGCCCAACGCAGCCCGCAGGAAGCGCCCAACGAAGTTTCGGACTATACGCTGGTGTACGTGACCCCCTTTACCACCACCCGGGCGGGGCACGTGTACCGGCGCCGGTACCTGCGGCTGCTCTATCCATTCTTCCTTCTGTTTTGGGCGCTGTTCCGCCATTTTCAGTACTATCAGCGCGAGAAACTGGAAAAGTCGGACCGCGTGTGGGCCCAAAACCCGCTGGCGCGCTGGGTTTCGGCCTTTGTGAGCAAGGCCTACTATTTATTCTACCTGCTGGTGGTGCCCGCCCAGGTGCTGCCCGTGGCATTCTGGCAAGTAGCGCTGGGCTTTGTGTGCATGCACCTGGGCTCCGGCGTGATGGCGATGTTCGCCGTGTCGGCACACATTGCGGAAAACGACCCGGTGTTTGTGGTACCCAATGCCGACGGGTCAATGAATTTTAGCTGGGGCGCCGACCACCTGCGCACTACCCCCAACCAGCGGCCCCGGCTGGCGCAGCGCGAGCTTACCTACTGAGCCATACTACAAGAGAATACCGAACGGGCAGCCTGGATTTTAACGCATCGACACCCATCGTTGTGCTTTGAAGCGGCGTGTGAAATCGCGACCTTAGAAATAAGGGCCAGCCGATAACAACTGCTGGTGGCTCCAAACGCACTTCGTTATGTCCGACGAACCTACCTCATCCTCGTTTGCTACCCGCTACGCTGCAGAAATTGCCGAACTGCTGGCCGAGCTAACGGCATTGCGCCAGGAAATGGTACAGGCGGCCGCGCAGGCCGGCAGCCGCGTGGCAGCCGTTAGCCCGGTCTTTCGCGCCAGCGCCTTCAACCTCCTGCACTACCTGGCGTTGCGCCGCCGCGACCTGCGCCCCCTGCAAAGCCGCCTGGCCGTGCTCGGTCTCTCCTCGTTGGGCCGTGCCGAGGCCCACGCCCTGGCCAGCGTGGAGGCGGTACTGGCCGTTTTACACGAGCTGACCCAGCCGGGCACACCCAACCTGCTGCTCCCCAGCGAGGACGCGCCGGCTTTCGCCAGTGGGGCGGGGCTGCTGGCTCAGCACAGCGATGCCGTACTGGGCCCCGTTCCGGCCAGCCGCGGCGTCCGCATCATGGTTACCCTGCCCAGCGAGGCCGCGGCCGACTACGCCCTAGTCCGGGACCTGCTGCGCCAGGGCATGGACTGCGCGCGCATCAACTGCGCGCACGACAACGTGGCCGCCTGGCAAAAGATGATTGAGCACCTGCGCCACGCCGAGCAGGAATTGGGCAGGAGCTGCTGAATCAGCATGGACCTGGCCGGGGCCAAGCTCCGCACCGCCGGCCTGCCGCCGGGCCCTTCCATATTGCGAATCAACCCGTTTCGCGACGATTCTGGCCGGGTGCTGATGCCCGCCTCTGTGTGGCTGACGCCGCAGGAGCAGCCCCAACCAGCCCCCGCCAATTCCGCTAGCACGCTGGTCAGCCTGGCGCTGCCGGCGGCGTGGCTCCGCGGCTTGCAGGCCAATAACCCCGTTCGGTTCCGGGACCGGCGCGGCCGCAAGCGCAAGCTACGCGTGCTGAGCATCAGCGAGCAGGGCTGTTGGGCTGAGCTGCGCAAAACCGCCTATCTGGCCCCCGACACCCTTTTTTGGAGTCCCGCCGGAGAGGCGATGCTGCAGCGGATTCCCCGGCTCGAAGCGTTTCTGCTCCTGCGCCCCGGCGATGTGCTGCAGCTCAACCGGTACCCCGGGGCGCTGGACTCCACCGGTACCCAGGCAGCTATCGGCTGCACCATGCCGGAGCTGCTCGACCATGTAAAGCTGGGCGAGCGGGTCTGGTTCGACGATGGCAAGATTGGCGGCGTGGTGGAGCAAGTGGAGCCAGATGCATTGCTCGTGCGCATCACCCAGGCCCGGGCAAAGGGCGAGAAACTGCGCAACGACAAAGGCATCAATCTGCCCGACAGCCTGCTGCCCCTGCCCGCCTTGACTCCGAAAGACCAAGAGGACCTGGCTTTCATTGCACAGCACGCGGACATGGTCGGCCTTTCCTTTGCCAGCCGGCCACAAGATGTGGAGTTGCTCCAGCAGCGGCTGGCCCAACTCACGGAGCGGCCCATTCCCTTCATTATCAAAGTAGAAACGCAGCGGGGCTTCGAGCAGCTGCCGGCCATTTTGCTCACTGCAATGCGGGCCCCTGGCTTTGGGGTGATGATAGCGCGCGGGGACCTGGCCGTGGAGTGCGGCTTCGAGCGCCTGGCCGAGGTGCAGGAAGAAATCCTGTGGCTGTGCGAAGCGGCGCATGTGCCGGTTATCTGGGCTACGCAGGTGCTGGAAAGCCTGGCCAGCGGCGGCCTGCCCTCGCGGGCCGAAATCACGGATGCGGCCATGGGCAACCGGGCCGAATGCGTCATGCTCAACAAAGGGCCGCGGGTGGTGCAGGCCGTCGAAACCCTTGATGGTATTTTCCGACGCATGCAGGGCCACCAGCACAAGAAAAGCGCCATGCTGCGGAGCCTGCACGTGGCCCAGATGCTGCCGGAGCCCGAAAGCACCCCGCTATAAGCCAGCCCCTGCTTGTTTTATTACCAGCGATGGATGACCCCACACTTTTCCAGCACCGTGAGCAGCCCCACCAGCGCCGCCAGGATGGCCGCCTTGGGCAGAACCTCTCGAAAAAAATTGACTTTGGATAAATACCCCATGGCGCAAATTTCGGCATATAGCACTGGATATTCGCAATTCCACCGTTTGCGGCTGGCACTGCGGAGCTTACGATTGGGCTGGTATTTTCCTTGTCTCCGGCTTGGCGCAATTTGGAAGAAAATTGCTTAGCTTGGTGAAAGGCCCGCGTAGCGCAAGCGGAACTTCATGCGCTTGGATGCCCTTACATTAGCGGGAGTCTCTGCGGACAAGAAGTTCGGCACAAGCTGCCTCTGCTTTTTCACCCCAATTTTTCCTTTTGCCCTTGCAACCGCCCGCCACCGTCGACCTCACCCGCATCAACCTGCAGTCTACCATCGCCGTGAACTATTGGTGCCAGGTGATGCACTGCTCCGAAACCCAGCTGCGCAATGCCATCCTGGCCGTCGGCACGCTGCCCGCCGACGTTCAGGCTTACCTGAGCCGCTAAAGCGCGCGTTTACAGCACTTCTTGCCGCTGCCCGGACAACTTCGGTTGCGTCTGTGAATAGTATGGCGCTTAGTCCTAGCCCCGCTTGGTCCGTATGCCGGACCTGAGCTGGAACCCTCCCGGCTTTCTGCTTTTTCGCTTGTGAAGCAATTAAATCACCCAAATAAGGGGGGTTTAAAACCATTGCCAATTATTAAACGTTTGTTTAAAACATAATTTTAAACCTCGAGTAATTGGGCTAACTTTGCGAATGAAGTTCACAGCTTGAAGCCCAAATCAAGCTAGCCTTCATCGATTCAGCACCAGACAGTTTCTGCCATGAAAAAACCCGCCTCTGACGCGCTGGATACGAGCACTGAAGAACGCATTAAGGAAGCGGCACGCAAAGTGTTTTTGCAGAAAGGCTACGCGGCTACGCGGGTGAAGGACATTGCCCAAGAAGCGGGACTCAACATTGCCCTGCTCAACTATTACTTCCGAAGCAAGGAAAAGCTATTTGACCTGGTGATGCTGGAAAAGCTGCAGCAGTTTGCCGGCGAGCTGCAGCGCATCATGTTGGACGAAGCCACTTCCCTGCGCGAAAAAGTGGAGCTGATTGCTGCTTTCTATGTCGACTTGCTGCTGGCCCAGCCCGAGCTGCCCGTCTTTATTTTTAGTGAGCTAAAAGCCAATCCGGCGAAGCTAGCGGGCATTATGGGCGCCCAAAAGGTGCTGCTCCACTCCCGCTTTGCCCAGCAGCTGCGGGAGGAGCTGGGCGCCCGGCACAGCGCAAGCTACCCTTTACAACTGCTGATGAGCTTGCTGGGCATGGCTGTGTTTCCGTTTGTGGCGCGGCCGGTGCTGCAGCTGGCCGCCGAGCAGGATGATGCCGCTTTTGCGGCCCTCATGCAGGAGCGCAAGCGACTGCTGCCGCAGTGGTTTGAGACCCTGTTGCAGTCGGCGTAGCCTTTTGCCGGTTAGTTAAATGGTTTTTTAAAGTGCGCTTTCAACCCTTGGTTCGCTCATGAAAAAAACAGTGGCACTTATTGGGTGGCTGGCCCTGGCCGGCACCAGCTGGGCGCAGTCGGGCCAGCCGGCGCTGACGCTCGCCGACTGCCAGGCGCGGGCGCAGCAAACCTACCCGCTAACTCGGCAGCGCGAGCTGATAGAGAAAACCCGCGACTACTCGGTGGCCAACGCCGCCAAGGGCTACCTGCCGCAGCTCAGTTTCTCCGGCCAGGCCACGTACCAGAGCGAAACCATCAACTTTGCCAAAGAGCTGCCCGCCGGGTCTCCGCTGGCCGCCGCGCTGGCCACCATCAGCAAGGACCAGTACAAGGTGACTGGGCAGCTCGACCAGGTGCTGTATGATGGCGGCGGCATCCGCTACACCCAGCAGGCGCGCCGGGCCGAGGCTGACGTGCAGGCAAAGAACATGGAAGTCAACCTTTACGCCCTACGCGAGCGGGTTAATCAACTGTTTTTCGGGGTGCTGCTCGTGGATGCGAAGCTCAAGCAAACGGCCCTTCGCCGGGCCGACCTGCAAAACGGCGTGCAGAAAACCGAGGCCCAGCTAGCCAACGGCGTGGCCTTCCGCAGCAGCCTCAACGAGCTAAAGGCCGAGCTGCTGGGCGTGGACCAAGGCTTGACCCAGCTGCGCGCTACCCGCCGGGCGTATCTGGCCATGCTCGGACTCTTCATCAATCAAACCCTGGACGAGCAAACGCCACTGGCCCTGCCCGCCCCAGTGGGCCTCACACAGTCGGTCAACCGCCCCGAGCTGAGCTTGTATGAGGCGCAGAAGCGCACCTACGATACCCAGGAAAACCTGTTGCGGGCCGCCTACCGGCCCCGGCTCGGCGCCTTCTTTCAGCAGAACTACGGCCGGCCCACGTTCAACTTCATCAGCAACGACTTCGGCTTTTTCTGGCTCGGCGGCGTGCGCCTGAGCTGGAACCCGAGCAGCCTCTACACCACCCGCCGCCACGACGTGCAGCTCCTCGGCCTGAGCCGCCAAAACGTGGACCTGCAGCGCGAAACCTTCCTGTTCAACACCAACCTGGCCCTGAGCCAGCAGCGCGCCGATGTGCAGCGCTACCAAGAGCTGCTGGCCCAGGACGAGCAGCTGGTGGCGCTGCGGGCCTCCGTGAAGACTTCCGCCCAGGCCCAGCTGCAAAACGGCGTCATCACCTCACACGAGTACATCACGAAGGTCAACGCCGAAGACGCGGCCCGCCAGGCCCAGGTGCTGCACCAGATTCAGCTGCTGCAGGCGCAGTACGCTTACCAAACCACGTCCGGCAATTAGCCCGCCCGTTTCCCGCATGAAATTCATCACCTCCCTTTCGCTGGCGGCCACCGTGCTGGCCCTCCAGGCCGGCTGCCAAAAGCACGGGCCCGACTTTGATGCGTCCGGCAATTTCGAGGCCGATGAAATCATCGTTTCGGCGCAGCAAAACGGGCAGATACTTTCCTTTCCCGTGCAGGAGGGTGAGGTGCTGAAGGCCGGCGCCACCGTGGGCCAGTTGGATGTGACCACCGCCCGGCTGCAGCAAGAGCAGGCCCAGGCCACCGTGGCCGCCCTGCGCGAGCAAACCGCCAGCGCTGCCCCGCAGGTGGAGCTCACGCGCCGGCAGCTGGCCGTGCAGCAGGCCCAGCTGCAACAGCTGCTGCGCGAGCGCACCCGCACCCAAAACCTCATCCGGGCCGATGCCGCCACGCAAAAGCAGCTCGATGACCTCAACGCTCAAATCACCCAAGCCCAGGCCCAGCTGGCCGTCACGCGCCAGCAAATCCGGGTGGCGGAGAGCAACACGGCCACCCAAAACCGCGCCGTGCTCAGCCACCGCGCTGCCCTGAGCAAAACCGCCGCGCAGTTTGAGGAGCAGGTGCGCAAAGGCCAGATTGTGAACCCCGTGACGGGTACCGTGCTCACCAAATATGCCTTTGCCGGCGAGATGGCCACGGTGGGCAAGCCGCTCTACCGCATCGCCAACACCGATACGCTCACGCTGCGGGCCTATTTCACCGGCACGCAATTGCCGCGGCTGAAGTTGGGCCAACCCGTGACCGTGCGCATCGACAACGGTGACAAACGCTTCAAAAACTACCCCGGCACCATCACCTGGATTTCGAGCAAGTCGGAGTTTACGCCCAAGACCATTCAGACCCAGGACGAGCGCGCCAACCTGGTGTACGCAGCCAACATCCGGGTAAAAAACGACGGCTACCTGAAAATCGGGATGTACGGCGAGGTACTGCTACCCGACCACGCCACTACTCACTAACCGGCTGGACTCATGGACGCTGTCACGCTAGAGCACATCACCAAGACCTACGAGAAGGGCACCGTGCGGGC
This region of Hymenobacter sedentarius genomic DNA includes:
- a CDS encoding HlyD family secretion protein encodes the protein MKFITSLSLAATVLALQAGCQKHGPDFDASGNFEADEIIVSAQQNGQILSFPVQEGEVLKAGATVGQLDVTTARLQQEQAQATVAALREQTASAAPQVELTRRQLAVQQAQLQQLLRERTRTQNLIRADAATQKQLDDLNAQITQAQAQLAVTRQQIRVAESNTATQNRAVLSHRAALSKTAAQFEEQVRKGQIVNPVTGTVLTKYAFAGEMATVGKPLYRIANTDTLTLRAYFTGTQLPRLKLGQPVTVRIDNGDKRFKNYPGTITWISSKSEFTPKTIQTQDERANLVYAANIRVKNDGYLKIGMYGEVLLPDHATTH
- a CDS encoding helix-turn-helix domain-containing protein, which encodes MKLPHAQVRFFQHIKAQLLPHQSLVEEVADLLGLSTDSAYRRIRGEKCMDLNEVQKVGLHFRVSIDQFLFPQTEAILFTGRQPLQEAPSLEHWLQDMERQLELINGYANAHIYFIVKDIPVFYHFQFPELTEFKFYFWMKSILHDDKLRGVKFKIGDARYRPLHEACQRLVGLYNRVATTEIWNAESLNSTLRQINFYKEFEAFDSEDDLHLLYARLGELLNYLEAQAEGGTKFTSGQAPRPDGPAYQLFINELILGDNTLAAELGKGRITFLNHSVLYFVGTRDEGFNNFMFANLDNLMKKSTLISGSGEKERTQFFNTLRHRLHAQTLALR
- a CDS encoding TetR/AcrR family transcriptional regulator, with the protein product MKKPASDALDTSTEERIKEAARKVFLQKGYAATRVKDIAQEAGLNIALLNYYFRSKEKLFDLVMLEKLQQFAGELQRIMLDEATSLREKVELIAAFYVDLLLAQPELPVFIFSELKANPAKLAGIMGAQKVLLHSRFAQQLREELGARHSASYPLQLLMSLLGMAVFPFVARPVLQLAAEQDDAAFAALMQERKRLLPQWFETLLQSA
- a CDS encoding DUF3606 domain-containing protein — protein: MPLQPPATVDLTRINLQSTIAVNYWCQVMHCSETQLRNAILAVGTLPADVQAYLSR
- a CDS encoding TolC family protein, which translates into the protein MKKTVALIGWLALAGTSWAQSGQPALTLADCQARAQQTYPLTRQRELIEKTRDYSVANAAKGYLPQLSFSGQATYQSETINFAKELPAGSPLAAALATISKDQYKVTGQLDQVLYDGGGIRYTQQARRAEADVQAKNMEVNLYALRERVNQLFFGVLLVDAKLKQTALRRADLQNGVQKTEAQLANGVAFRSSLNELKAELLGVDQGLTQLRATRRAYLAMLGLFINQTLDEQTPLALPAPVGLTQSVNRPELSLYEAQKRTYDTQENLLRAAYRPRLGAFFQQNYGRPTFNFISNDFGFFWLGGVRLSWNPSSLYTTRRHDVQLLGLSRQNVDLQRETFLFNTNLALSQQRADVQRYQELLAQDEQLVALRASVKTSAQAQLQNGVITSHEYITKVNAEDAARQAQVLHQIQLLQAQYAYQTTSGN
- a CDS encoding sensor histidine kinase; the encoded protein is MDYLQLVPAAWRLRFPDATEREFIDYYNVTTINAIRISLAVGVILYAAFGLLDLNSLPVTTSTAWFYRFSVGCPAIFIALLFSYITPLRGLLQVVMTVMCIVAGLALVLIVRQSQPTELAYDHYYVGVIIIMMFTGSWVRLRFWHALAAHTVIIGAYFILVSHARHLAVDRHLIVNNTVFLLAAYFVASLTGYIFEVDSRIGFLQWKTIEAEKNTSNLQREEITVQAQQLAETIGVLKDTQAQLVQREKMAALGELTAGVAHEIQNPLNFVKNFAEVSREMLEEMQQSLANEHLTEPGTATVQALLRDLGNMQQKIGQHSQRADAIVKGMLEHSRSTGGNRQPTDLNRLAEEALRLSYHNRQLQEPAFTANLATDFDPHVGLVSVASTDIQRVLLNLLGNAFYSVSHKKQRLGAAFTPQVKVATKRRGKGVEIRVRDNGAGMSKEVLQKLFQPFFTTKPPGEGTGLGLSISHDIITSGHGGAISATSQSGEYAEFCITLPAM
- a CDS encoding pyruvate kinase gives rise to the protein MDLAGAKLRTAGLPPGPSILRINPFRDDSGRVLMPASVWLTPQEQPQPAPANSASTLVSLALPAAWLRGLQANNPVRFRDRRGRKRKLRVLSISEQGCWAELRKTAYLAPDTLFWSPAGEAMLQRIPRLEAFLLLRPGDVLQLNRYPGALDSTGTQAAIGCTMPELLDHVKLGERVWFDDGKIGGVVEQVEPDALLVRITQARAKGEKLRNDKGINLPDSLLPLPALTPKDQEDLAFIAQHADMVGLSFASRPQDVELLQQRLAQLTERPIPFIIKVETQRGFEQLPAILLTAMRAPGFGVMIARGDLAVECGFERLAEVQEEILWLCEAAHVPVIWATQVLESLASGGLPSRAEITDAAMGNRAECVMLNKGPRVVQAVETLDGIFRRMQGHQHKKSAMLRSLHVAQMLPEPESTPL